One window from the genome of Gopherus evgoodei ecotype Sinaloan lineage chromosome 2, rGopEvg1_v1.p, whole genome shotgun sequence encodes:
- the SAMD9L gene encoding sterile alpha motif domain-containing protein 9-like: MGKKRAKVKNREKSEQPNLPPNIDDWTKEQVKKWVTEELKIDQKYGEILFSQDVTGSALKLFTKEHLTAIGIKYGPALQILNALKCNFQVESTAQTVIQEGRENTFDEKYLMEKEDGGSAKQDEKNKGKSKSADASESQELRVSECTESVLTDRTENKLGEAKVKSKELLENNQHLTRQNCLPYPFDEFHDSRRYIQHYILNVPETGPLNLIEPAHEFKLFTNTENATEEDIKLKFSNETFRFAAACMNSRTNGTIHFGISNKPHGEIIGVKLSSKDEFIDYFNEKIEKYFDRSFVCVAKACIREPRFVEVLLQNNTPSNTFVIEVDVVPNHSICETKFFHINNYNFKTKTWEQSLFIRDGPSSKNILNNPKELQSFKSKITFAADRRKAAEEEHREKRKKKENEGRKLISLLTGSKDLLDNSYYDWYILVTNKCHPSQTQHLDFLQEVKWFAVLEFDSQSENIGVAKKYREKRGANLHFPNQYQMKGKSFSEIIEDLNLYHQPSWIFCNGRSDLNDEKYQPLDPSLWQKQRAAEVRKLISFLSHPDVLQRGKFLVVFLLLSEVEDPGDPLIETFCTFYQDLEGLEDMLCICIGAQTFQLWKDLLQARFISSDELTKRCVANLNLPTVNGTILKLKSVTQSSQRLLPCNGSSTILLKKEEDFMTALEILCENECKDTDIEKDKVQFSEFRKSQEEHFYRGGKVSWWNFYFSSENYSSPFIKRDSYEKLEELIQSSSHSSTQKPSKVINLYHSPGCGGTTLAMHVLWELKKKFRCAVLKNKAVDFAEIGTQLTTLITYGATNQEDYLPVLLLVDHFEEQENVYLLEHEIQSAIARKCISYENPLVIIINCMRSQNPVESSKCSQSDSINLKCELSFKEQRAFEKKLEEIKQQHQHPEDFYSFMIMKEQFNPEYIKNVVKNTLKGLDINSKQGQLISFLAILNSYVTESTVSVSQCEDFLGIISKYWGKESLEDKMGICSNILIQSQVQEYGTYKGVRIIHPLIANCCLEEFNLTYRLTKSAITLQLLKQNLFYDTGLGRKKLLDDVQSMLLTRQRKEHGDDTDTLFSPLIEKIQKEEGSAEVESVLREGAIRFSQNPFICQALARHYYIIDKNFVSALEWAKRAKKRAPNNSYISDTLGQVFKSQVKNWVDENAKRKVITAEDLKHLLELAKCASEAFKESQQQNESTDNVREALQLQKSKRRYDTYNTAGYLGEIETGLYTIDILGCTPLFNKKNPLSQEDMLQYLSGKHAIPTATSDTESEEYKFALDHYCHYLSNLRSSLKEAFDFFENYFVLLKTKNIEKESVEFKIRKKVRECFNKYAEIFCHLDPEISGDNPMSSKLSLPRQEDHCRRSLEALKADRFSGLLEYLNSHEKAESKVEDIVIKYTFLIEKCTSGPLLREKQNFILANIVLSCIKPKSRKICALHELKAQLRKILQQVGLEHRFSEPYFLASLLFWPENQKELDQDSRQMEKYVTSLKKSFRGQYKQMCRSKQPIAHFYLGSSRGLNRLVHKGKIDQFFSALQVHELHSLWQKGCIWEEKDVQNLLLRLDGKVENDLVYVDYGIDEKISIPVRPAFLGRLRSGKSIERVSFYLGFSMDGPIAYDIKMI, encoded by the exons atggggaaaaaaag gGCTAAAGTTAAAAACCGTGAGAAGAGTGAACAACCAAATCTGCCTCCAAATATTGATGACTGGacaaaagaacaagtaaaaaaatgGGTAACTGAAGAACTTAAGATTGATCAGAAATATGGTGAAATCTTGTTTAGCCAAGATGTGACAGGTTCAGCCTTGAAGCTGTTTACTAAAGAACATCTTACAGCTATAGGCATAAAGTATGGCCCAGCTCTTCAAATTCTGAATGCATTGAAATGTAACTTTCAAGTTGAAAGCACAGCTCAGACAGTTATACAAGAAGGTAGAGAAAATActtttgatgaaaaatatttaatggaGAAGGAAGATGGAGGAAGTGCAAAGCAAGACgaaaagaataaaggaaaatCAAAGTCAGCAGATGCCAGTGAGTCACAAGAACTTAGAGTATCTGAATGCACAGAGTCTGTGCTCACAGATAGAACAGAAAACAAGTTAGGTGAAGCAAAAGTTAAATCAAAGGAATTACTGGAAAATAATCAACATCTAACCAGACAAAACTGTTTGCCATATCCTTTTGATGAGTTTCATGATAGTCGTCGTTATATACAGCACTATATTCTTAATGTCCCTGAAACAGGGCCACTGAATCTCATTGAGCCAGCACATGAGTTCAAACTGTTTACAAACACAGAGAATGCAACAGAAGAGGATATTAAGCTGAAATTTAGCAATGAAACCTTTAGATTTGCTGCTGCATGTATGAATTCCCGCACCAATGGTACTATTCATTTTGGAATAAGCAACAAGCCACATGGGGAAATTATAGGAGTGAAACTAAGCAGTAAAGATGAATTTATtgattattttaatgaaaaaattgaaAAGTACTTTGATCGAAGTTTTGTCTGTGTTGCAAAAGCCTGCATTAGGGAACCCAGATTTGTGGAAGTATTATTGCAAAATAACACTCCATCAAATACATTTGTCATTGAAGTAGATGTAGTTCCAAACCACTCTATATGTGAAACTAAATTTTTCCATATAAATAATTACAATTTTAAGACTAAAACTTGGGAACAATCTTTATTTATACGGGATGGACCCAGCTCTAAAAACATTCTTAATAATCCAAAAGAACTCCAGTCATTTAAATCCAAGATTACATTTGCAGCAGATCGTCGAAAAGCAGCAGAGGAAGAACACAGAGAAAAAcgaaagaagaaagagaatgaGGGTCGAAAGCTGATAAGCCTACTCACAGGTAGCAAGGACTTGCTGGATAATTCCTATTATGACTGGTATATATTAGTAACAAACAAGTGCCATCCATCTCAAACACAGCACTTAGACTTTTTGCAGGAAGTAAAATGGTTTGCTGTACTGGAGTTTGATTCTCAGTCAGAAAATATTGGGGTGGccaaaaaatacagagaaaaacGAGGTGCAAACCTTCATTTTCCAAATCAGTATCAAATGAAAGGGAAATCATTTTCTGAAATAATTGAAGATCTGAATCTCTATCACCAGCCCAGCTGGATTTTCTGCAATGGCAGATCAGACCTTAATGATGAAAAATATCAACCTTTAGATCCAAGTTTGTGGCAAAAACAGAGGGCTGCTGAAGTCAGGAAATTGATTTCATTTCTTTCACACCCAGATGTACTGCAAAGAGGAAAGTTTCTAGTAGTGTTTCTTTTGCTCTCCGAAGTAGAAGATCCAGGGGATCCCCTTATTGAAACATTCTGCACATTTTACCAAGATCTGGAAGGGCTTGAAGACATGCTCTGCATTTGTATTGGTGCACAAACATTCCAACTATGGAAAGATCTTCTGCAAGCTAGATTCATTAGTTCAGATGAACTTACTAAGAGATGTGTTGCTAATTTAAACCTTCCAACAGTGAACGGCACTATCCTTAAATTGAAATCTGTGACACAGTCTTCTCAGAGGCTTTTACCATGTAATGGTTCTTCTACTATTCTTCTAAAGAAGGAAGAAGACTTCATGACAGCATTGGAAATACTTTGTGAAAATGAATGCAAAGACACAGATATAGAGAAGGATAAAGTTCAATTTTCTGAATTCAGAAAATCTCAAGAAGAGCATTTTTACCGGGGTGGCAAAgtatcatggtggaatttttatttctcttctgaAAACTATTCTTCCCCCTTTATCAAAAGGGACAGTTATGAAAAACTTGAAGAGTTGATTCAATCTTCATCTCATTCCTCTACACAAAAACCATCAAAAGTTATCAATCTTTATCACTCTCCAGGCTGTGGTGGAACTACCTTAGCTATGCATGTTCTCTGGGAGTTAAAGAAGAAATTCAGATGTGCTGTTCTGAAAAATAAAGCTGTTGATTTTGCAGAAATCGGAACACAGTTGACAACTTTAATCACCTACGGCGCAACCAACCAAGAAGATTACTTGCCAGTATTACTTCTTGTAGATCATTTTGAAGAGCAAGAAAATGTCTACCTTCTGGAGCATGAAATTCAGTCAGCGATAGCAAGAAAATGCATTAGCTATGAAAACCCTCTAGTGATCATCATAAATTGTATGAGATCCCAGAATCCTGTGGAAAGCTCAAAGTGCAGTCAATCAGACAGCATTAATCTAAAATGTGAACTTTCTTTCAAAGAACAACGGGCTTTTGAGAAGAAACTGGAAGAAATTAAACAGCAGCATCAGCATCCTGAAGATTTCTATTCATTTATGATTATGAAAGAGCAATTTAATCcagaatatataaaaaatgtggtCAAGAACACACTGAAAGGTTTGGACATTAACAGCAAACAAGGACAACTTATTTCCTTCCTGGCAATATTAAACTCTTACGTTACAGAGTCCACTGTGTCAGTATCGCAATGTGAAGATTTCTTAGGAATAATTAGCAAATATTGGGGTAAAGAAAGTTTAGAAGACAAGATGGGAATTTGTTCTAATATTCTAATACAGAGTCAGGTGCAAGAATATGGAACATACAAAGGAGTGCGTATCATTCACCCACTGATCGCTAATTGCTGTCTGGAAGAATTTAACCTAACCTATAGGTTAACTAAAAGTGCAATAACACTGCAATTGTTAAAACAGAATTTATTTTATGATACTGgcttaggaagaaaaaaacttCTAGATGATGTACAAAGTATGCTACTTACCAGACAACGTAAAGAACATGGAGATGACACAGACACCTTGTTTTCCCCATTAATTGAAAAAATTCAGAAGGAAGAAGGTAGTGCTGAAGTTGAAAGTGTGTTACGTGAAGGAGCCATTCGATTTAGCCAAAACCCATTCATTTGCCAAGCCTTAGCAAGACACTACTACATTATAGACAAGAATTTTGTCTCTGCACTGGAGTGGGCCAAAAGAGCCAAAAAGAGAGCCCCTAACAATTCATATATATCAGATACTTTAGGCCAAGTCTTTAAAAGTCAGGTAAAAAATTGGGTGGATGAAAATGCAAAAAGGAAGGTCATAACTGCTGAAGACCTGAAACATTTGCTAGAGCTTGCTAAGTGTGCTTCAGAGGCTTTTAAAGAATCACAGCAACAGAATGAAAGTACAGACAATGTAAGAGAAGCTTTGCAGCTCCAAAAGTCTAAAAGGAGGTATGATACTTATAATACAGCTGGTTATCTGGGGGAGATAGAAACTGGTCTGTACACTATAGATATTCTTGGGTGTACTCctcttttcaacaaaaaaaatccattgtccCAAGAAGATATGCTACAATATTTGTCAGGAAAGCATGCCATCCCAACTGCAACTAGTGACACTGAAAGTGAAGAATATAAGTTTGCACTTGACCACTACTGTCATTATTTATCTAATTTGCGCTCAAGTTTGAAAGAGGCATTTGACTTTTTTGAGAACTACTTTGtccttctgaaaacaaaaaatattgaaaaagaaAGTGTGGAGTTCAAAATACGTAAGAAGGTTCGAGAATGTTTCAACAAATATGCAGAAATATTTTGCCACTTGGATCCTGAGATATCGGGGGACAATCCAATGAGCTCAAAACTCAGTTTGCCTCGGCAGGAGGATCACTGCAGGAGAAGTTTGGAGGCTTTGAAAGCAGACAGATTTTCTGGGCTTTTGGAGTATCTCAACAGTCATGAAAAAGCTGAAAGCAAAGTGGAAGACATAGTGATTAAATACACATTTTTGATTGAAAAATGCACATCCGGACCCTTATTGAGGGAGAAGCAGAATTTCATTTTGGCAAACATTGTTCTCAGTTGTATTAAACCTAAATCCAGAAAGATATGTGCTCTTCATGAATTGAAAGCACAGCTTAGAAAAATCCTACAGCAAGTAGGTCTAGAGCATCGATTTTCAGAACCTTACTTCTTAGCCTCTTTACTGTTCTGGCCAGAGaatcaaaaagaattagatcaggATTCCAGACAAATGGAAAAGTATGTCACATCATTGAAGAAGTCTTTTAGAGGACAATACAAACAAATGTGTCGTTCCAAACAGCCTATTGCTCATTTCTATCTTGGGAGTAGTAGAGGTCTGAATAGGCTTGTTCACAAAGGAAAAATAGATCAGTTTTTCAGTGCACTTCAAGTACATGAATTGCATTCCCTGTGGCAGAAAGGATGCATATGGGAAGAAAAGGATGTCCAAAATCTATTGCTTCGTCTAGATGGCAAGGTCGAAAATGATCTTGTCTATGTGGACTATGGAATTGATGAAAAAATCAGTATACCAGTGCGACCTGCTTTCTTAGGCCGGCTCAGAAGTGGCAAAAGCATAGAAAGAGTGTCTTTCTATCTGGGATTTTCCATGGATGGTCCAATAGCATATGACATAAAAATGATTTAA